In Neospora caninum Liverpool complete genome, chromosome II, the following are encoded in one genomic region:
- a CDS encoding putative awp1 protein, whose amino-acid sequence MATPLLRLLRSLEKWELLQDQCGTAVSEALNLIVDSQFLLGDYLVTLQTDGKAREKCLNGHERRIEAAHQQVLLRQRDLALTHAEIAECARLLGAASEAGRRRQTLGASRVLSGSVTHVTNQGKCTPFTASASRQTLSSPGSEALFLEEIGSFAAEAAEAYRRQLDLQNELVTLYGADSRFFAK is encoded by the exons ATGGCTACCccgctcctgcgtctcctccggtCTCTCGAGAAGTGGGAACTCCTTCAGGACCAGTGCGGCACGGCTGTCAGCGAGGCTCTCAACCTCATCGTCGACAGCCA GTTTCTTCTAGGAGACTACCTCGTCACGCTGCAAACCGATGGGAAA gcgagagaaaagtgcCTCAATGGCCACGAGCGGCGCATCGAAGCAGCCCACCAGCAAGTGCTGCTCCGTCAACGCGACCTG GCTctgacgcatgcagagattGCGGAGTGTGCGCGGCTGTTGGGCGCAGCTTCCGAGGCCGGGAGGCGCCGGCAAACGCTTGGAGCCTCCCGGGTCCTCTCTGGAAGTGTGACACACGTGACAAACCAAGGAAAGTGCACACCCTTCACAGCCTCGGCAAGTCGGCAGACGCTGTCGTCCCCTGGAAGTGAGGCACTCTTCCTCGAAGAAATCG GTTCGTTtgcagcagaggcggcggaggcgtaTCGCCGTCAACTGGACCTTCAAAACGAGCTCGTCACCCTCTAC GGCGCCGACAGTCGGTTCTTCGCGAAGTGA